A region of Actinobacillus porcitonsillarum DNA encodes the following proteins:
- a CDS encoding BolA family protein — MIIQQTIEQKLKEIFNPSFLQIENESHMHSSGRGAESHFKVTIVSPVFEGKRRVARHQAIYQCLADELAQGVHALALHTYTSQEWLEAKGVVPKSTNCLGVGA, encoded by the coding sequence ATGATTATTCAACAAACGATTGAACAAAAACTGAAAGAAATCTTTAATCCTTCTTTTTTACAGATTGAAAATGAAAGCCATATGCATAGTTCCGGCAGAGGGGCAGAATCGCATTTTAAAGTAACGATAGTTTCTCCTGTTTTTGAAGGAAAAAGAAGAGTTGCCCGTCATCAGGCTATTTACCAATGTTTAGCTGATGAGCTAGCGCAAGGTGTTCATGCTCTTGCATTACACACCTATACTTCACAAGAATGGTTAGAGGCAAAAGGTGTTGTTCCTAAATCAACAAATTGCTTGGGAGTAGGCGCTTAA
- the potC gene encoding spermidine/putrescine ABC transporter permease PotC: MKKMFRNLFMFVVFAYLYIPIIILVVNSFNADRYGLNWKGFSWDWYERLFNNDTLVQATMNSITIAFFAATFSTILGALTSIALYRYKFRGKQMVGGLLFIVMMSPDIVMAVSMLVLFMILGIQLGFISLLIAHITFCLPYVVITISARLSDFDGKMLEAAKDLGASEVTILRKIILPLALPSIISGWLLSFTISLDDVVVSSFVTSPSYEVLPLKIFSLVKTGVTPEVNALATIMIIFSLSLVVLSQVALRKKA; this comes from the coding sequence ATGAAAAAGATGTTTAGAAACCTTTTTATGTTTGTGGTGTTTGCGTATCTTTATATTCCAATTATTATTTTAGTTGTGAATTCATTTAATGCAGATCGCTATGGTTTAAACTGGAAAGGCTTTAGTTGGGACTGGTATGAGCGTTTATTTAATAACGATACGCTGGTACAAGCAACAATGAATTCAATTACTATTGCTTTCTTTGCGGCAACATTTTCAACGATTTTAGGGGCATTAACTTCTATTGCATTATATCGTTATAAATTCCGTGGTAAGCAAATGGTTGGTGGATTGCTCTTTATCGTCATGATGTCGCCGGATATCGTAATGGCAGTTTCTATGCTTGTGCTATTTATGATTTTAGGTATCCAATTAGGCTTCATTTCGCTATTGATTGCGCATATTACGTTCTGTTTGCCTTATGTCGTGATTACGATTTCAGCTCGTTTAAGCGATTTTGACGGCAAAATGCTTGAAGCAGCAAAAGATTTAGGTGCAAGTGAAGTTACGATTTTACGTAAAATTATTTTACCGTTAGCGTTACCTTCGATTATTTCAGGTTGGTTATTAAGCTTTACGATTTCATTAGATGACGTTGTTGTTTCATCTTTTGTGACTAGCCCGAGTTATGAGGTTTTACCGCTTAAAATCTTCTCTCTTGTTAAAACAGGTGTAACCCCTGAAGTGAATGCGCTTGCAACGATTATGATTATTTTCTCGCTTTCATTAGTGGTATTAAGTCAAGTTGCATTACGCAAAAAAGCATAA
- the potB gene encoding spermidine/putrescine ABC transporter permease PotB, with product MTSNKFQKGTVATIFGWLLLFVLVPNLLVLLISFLTENRQSQYFVDFAFSLEAYKALFNDTYATVLWNSLYMAGIATFFCLIIGYPFAFIIAKMPVKVRPILLFLVVLPFWTNSLIRIYGIKIFLGVKGLLNEALLWLGIINEPLRLLNSELAIIIGLVYILLPFMILPLYSSIEKIDGRLLEAAKDLGANAFQRFIRVTIPLTMPGIVSGCLLVLLPAMGMFYVADLLGGGKTPLVGNIIKSLFLNTNQFALGSAVSIALTFLMALMLYVYYRANKLLNKKVELE from the coding sequence ATGACGAGTAATAAATTCCAAAAAGGAACGGTTGCAACGATTTTCGGTTGGCTATTACTTTTCGTTTTAGTCCCGAATTTATTAGTGTTGCTCATCAGTTTCTTAACAGAAAACCGCCAAAGTCAGTACTTTGTTGATTTTGCTTTTAGCTTAGAGGCATATAAAGCATTATTTAATGATACTTATGCAACAGTATTATGGAACTCGTTGTATATGGCGGGGATTGCAACCTTTTTCTGTTTAATTATAGGCTATCCGTTTGCATTTATTATTGCAAAAATGCCGGTAAAAGTACGTCCTATTTTGCTTTTCCTTGTGGTGTTGCCATTTTGGACTAACTCTCTAATTCGTATCTACGGCATTAAGATTTTCTTAGGTGTGAAAGGATTATTAAATGAGGCTCTACTGTGGTTAGGGATCATCAATGAGCCATTACGTTTATTAAACTCAGAGTTAGCGATTATTATTGGTTTAGTTTACATTTTGCTACCTTTTATGATCCTGCCACTTTATTCATCTATTGAGAAAATTGATGGACGTTTATTGGAAGCTGCAAAAGATTTAGGGGCAAATGCTTTCCAACGCTTTATTCGTGTAACCATTCCACTTACCATGCCAGGCATTGTTTCAGGCTGTTTATTGGTATTGTTACCGGCAATGGGGATGTTCTACGTTGCAGACTTATTAGGTGGTGGTAAAACGCCATTAGTGGGGAATATTATTAAGAGCTTATTCTTGAATACCAACCAATTTGCATTAGGTTCGGCAGTAAGTATTGCTTTAACCTTCTTAATGGCATTAATGCTTTATGTTTACTACCGTGCAAATAAACTTTTAAATAAAAAGGTGGAGCTTGAATAA